The Listeria cossartiae subsp. cossartiae genome includes a region encoding these proteins:
- the ftsA gene encoding cell division protein FtsA, translating to MGDSEIYVSLDIGTASVKVIIAEMADDRLNIIGVGNVESSGIKKGIIIDIDKTVESIKKAIEQAERMVGVEISQVIVGVVSSQVHLEACRGIVAVGSENREIADEDVWNVMDAAQVVPLSPEREIINTIPDQFVVDGLTGITDPRGMIGVRLEMEGTLITGSKTILHNTLRCVERAGLEISDIALQPLAEASISLSEDDKEFGTALVNVGAGTTTVSVFEQGRLTYTGVIPVGGDNITKDLSLGLNTSTANADRVKLEHGYAFYDDASPDEVFAIDVIGSDQKQHFTQVEVADIIEARMEEIFQLVVEELTRVGKTHLPGGYVLTGGSMAIPGAIDLAGKTLAAHVRLAIPDYIGVREPSFTTAVGLIKYAYQMAELEGRDVSSTASEPRYDDEAPKQKQAKPKQKKSDDEKVSTKMKNFFGAFFE from the coding sequence ATGGGTGATAGCGAAATTTATGTAAGTTTAGACATTGGAACAGCTTCTGTGAAAGTAATCATCGCAGAAATGGCTGACGATAGACTCAATATTATCGGTGTTGGGAATGTCGAATCTTCCGGAATCAAAAAAGGAATTATTATCGACATAGACAAGACTGTAGAATCCATCAAAAAGGCAATTGAACAAGCAGAAAGAATGGTTGGCGTAGAAATTTCTCAAGTAATCGTTGGGGTAGTATCGAGTCAAGTGCATTTAGAGGCTTGCCGAGGAATTGTGGCAGTAGGTAGCGAAAATCGTGAAATTGCAGATGAAGATGTCTGGAATGTGATGGATGCCGCTCAGGTTGTTCCTCTATCTCCTGAAAGAGAAATTATTAATACCATTCCAGATCAGTTTGTTGTGGATGGATTAACTGGGATTACAGATCCACGCGGAATGATTGGCGTACGTTTAGAAATGGAAGGCACATTAATTACTGGTTCAAAAACAATTTTACATAATACGTTACGTTGTGTGGAACGTGCAGGACTTGAAATTTCTGATATTGCTTTACAACCACTTGCCGAAGCATCCATCTCTTTGTCAGAAGACGATAAAGAATTTGGAACGGCACTCGTGAATGTTGGTGCAGGAACGACAACCGTTAGTGTGTTTGAACAAGGACGACTAACGTATACTGGCGTGATTCCAGTTGGTGGAGATAACATTACGAAAGACTTATCACTTGGACTGAACACATCAACTGCGAATGCAGATCGTGTCAAATTAGAACACGGTTACGCATTTTATGATGATGCTTCTCCAGATGAAGTTTTTGCTATTGATGTTATCGGTAGTGACCAAAAACAACATTTTACACAAGTAGAAGTAGCAGATATTATCGAAGCGCGTATGGAAGAAATTTTCCAATTAGTAGTAGAAGAACTAACACGAGTTGGCAAAACGCATCTTCCAGGAGGTTATGTACTAACTGGTGGCTCGATGGCTATTCCGGGCGCAATTGATTTGGCTGGAAAAACATTAGCAGCACACGTTAGACTAGCAATTCCTGATTATATTGGTGTTCGTGAACCATCCTTTACAACTGCTGTAGGTTTAATCAAATACGCTTACCAAATGGCTGAGTTAGAAGGACGCGATGTAAGCTCGACCGCAAGCGAACCTCGTTACGACGATGAAGCACCAAAACAAAAACAAGCTAAACCAAAACAAAAGAAATCAGATGACGAAAAAGTATCTACAAAAATGAAGAATTTTTTCGGCGCATTTTTTGAATAA
- the mraY gene encoding phospho-N-acetylmuramoyl-pentapeptide-transferase has translation MSLYMLVSTFAVAFIITVIGVPLFIPFLVKLKFGQSIRDEGPKMHEKKSGTPTMGAVVFIIAMLISFLIFSFISGEVSAATWLLFIALALFGALGFLDDYIKVVQKRNLGLTSKQKFLGQVAISILFYLVYHFSGFAETLNIPFTNIEVDLGWFFVIFILFWLVGFSNAVNLTDGLDGLVSGLSVIAFSAFGVIAFYQEQMDVAIFCFAIVGGMLGFLLFNKNPAKIFMGDTGSLALGGSIAAVSILVHQEWLLLLIGIIFVIETASVILQVFYFKATGGKRIFRMTPIHHHFELGGWSEWRVVLTFWGIGLIGAIISVCVVIF, from the coding sequence GTGTCTTTATACATGTTAGTATCAACATTTGCAGTGGCTTTTATCATTACAGTGATAGGTGTCCCGCTATTTATACCATTCTTGGTGAAATTAAAATTCGGCCAAAGTATTAGAGATGAAGGCCCGAAAATGCATGAAAAGAAATCAGGAACACCGACAATGGGTGCAGTTGTATTCATTATCGCCATGCTGATTAGCTTCTTAATCTTTTCGTTCATCAGTGGGGAAGTTAGTGCGGCTACGTGGCTACTATTTATCGCGCTGGCATTATTTGGCGCATTAGGTTTTCTGGACGACTATATCAAAGTAGTTCAAAAACGTAATTTAGGTCTTACTTCGAAACAGAAGTTTTTAGGCCAAGTTGCGATTTCGATTTTATTTTATCTTGTGTATCATTTTAGTGGATTTGCCGAAACGCTTAATATTCCATTTACGAATATCGAAGTGGATCTTGGCTGGTTCTTTGTTATCTTCATCTTGTTCTGGTTAGTTGGTTTTTCCAATGCAGTCAATTTAACAGACGGTTTAGACGGACTTGTATCTGGTCTATCTGTCATTGCTTTTTCTGCTTTTGGTGTCATTGCTTTTTACCAAGAACAAATGGATGTCGCGATTTTCTGTTTTGCAATTGTCGGCGGGATGCTTGGATTTCTACTATTTAATAAAAATCCAGCGAAAATCTTCATGGGTGATACCGGCTCGCTTGCACTCGGCGGAAGTATCGCAGCTGTTTCTATTTTAGTACATCAAGAATGGCTGTTACTGTTAATCGGAATTATTTTCGTGATTGAAACAGCATCTGTTATATTGCAAGTGTTTTACTTTAAGGCAACTGGAGGGAAACGAATTTTCCGTATGACACCAATTCATCATCACTTTGAACTTGGTGGCTGGTCTGAATGGCGTGTCGTTTTAACGTTCTGGGGAATCGGACTAATCGGAGCAATTATCTCCGTCTGTGTGGTCATCTTTTAA
- the murG gene encoding undecaprenyldiphospho-muramoylpentapeptide beta-N-acetylglucosaminyltransferase has product MKVAISGGGTGGHVYPALAFIRELKKVHPEAEFLYIGTEKGLEAGIVKREGIPFEAIEITGFKRSLSLENIKTVMRFLSGAKKSKQILRDFKPDVVIGTGGYVCGPVVYAAAKLKIPTLIHEQNSVAGLTNKFLSRYTDKVAICFEEVSDSFASEKIVFTGNPRASEVVGVDSEGALEAYGLVSGKPTVLVFGGSRGARGVNEAVEAILPEWNNRDFQLLYVTGEVHYEKIKDALAELNLGNHISVQPFIYDMPKILNAVTLVVSRAGATTLAELTALGVPSILIPSPYVTANHQENNARALEKNNAAIVITEAELQTTDLMATVDSILDDEAKLNGMKLSAKQMGRPDAAAKLVEAVLSIMK; this is encoded by the coding sequence ATGAAAGTAGCAATAAGTGGTGGCGGCACTGGAGGACATGTTTATCCAGCGCTTGCTTTCATCAGAGAATTAAAAAAAGTACATCCAGAAGCGGAATTCTTATACATTGGAACTGAAAAAGGATTAGAAGCTGGCATCGTGAAACGTGAAGGTATCCCTTTTGAAGCCATTGAAATTACTGGTTTTAAACGGTCGTTATCTCTTGAAAATATTAAAACAGTCATGCGTTTTCTAAGTGGTGCAAAAAAAAGCAAACAGATTTTACGCGATTTTAAGCCCGATGTAGTTATCGGTACAGGTGGATATGTTTGTGGCCCAGTCGTTTACGCAGCGGCAAAATTAAAAATCCCTACTTTAATCCATGAGCAAAATAGTGTTGCTGGCTTAACGAATAAATTTTTAAGCCGTTATACCGATAAAGTAGCGATTTGTTTTGAAGAAGTAAGCGATTCTTTTGCATCAGAAAAAATTGTTTTTACTGGTAATCCACGTGCTTCGGAAGTAGTCGGAGTTGACTCGGAAGGTGCGCTTGAAGCATACGGACTTGTTTCCGGGAAGCCAACTGTCCTTGTTTTCGGAGGTAGTCGAGGAGCACGCGGCGTGAATGAAGCTGTCGAGGCGATTTTACCTGAATGGAACAATCGCGATTTTCAACTGCTTTATGTAACTGGCGAAGTACATTATGAAAAAATAAAAGATGCTTTAGCTGAGTTAAATTTAGGTAATCACATTAGTGTTCAACCATTCATTTATGACATGCCGAAAATTTTAAACGCGGTGACATTGGTTGTTTCAAGAGCAGGAGCAACAACTCTTGCAGAACTAACAGCGCTTGGAGTGCCAAGTATCTTGATTCCAAGCCCCTACGTAACGGCGAATCATCAAGAAAACAACGCGCGTGCATTAGAAAAAAATAATGCAGCAATCGTCATTACAGAAGCTGAATTACAAACTACTGATTTAATGGCAACCGTTGATTCGATTTTGGATGACGAAGCAAAATTAAATGGCATGAAACTAAGCGCCAAGCAGATGGGACGACCTGATGCAGCCGCGAAATTAGTGGAAGCGGTACTAAGTATTATGAAATAA
- a CDS encoding cell division protein FtsQ/DivIB, which translates to MAENKRVISIENRIPELKKYRKKKLVRHLAILIGIFAILIAITLYFLSPLSKLDKITVSGNKQLTENEVRKESGLTIGEFVIGIRNGKTEDTLKKNTLIKDATVSKEGLNDVQINITEFKTIGYQQADGKYYDVLESGIMLTDQPRQFPIGNDLLFQNFENGKTLEKMVQQINKLPKEVVSSISEVIYSPTDSDKSHIELYMNDGNQVSADISTFAEKMQHYPAIVAQLANGQKGVIDIEVGSYFQSYYQQNADKKAAEEKAEEEKKSTE; encoded by the coding sequence ATGGCGGAGAATAAACGAGTAATTTCCATTGAAAATCGTATTCCAGAACTAAAAAAATACCGCAAAAAAAAATTAGTACGACATCTAGCCATTTTAATCGGAATTTTTGCGATTTTGATAGCTATTACGCTTTATTTTCTATCACCATTAAGTAAGTTAGATAAAATTACTGTTAGCGGCAATAAACAACTTACTGAAAATGAAGTACGAAAAGAAAGCGGACTTACAATTGGCGAGTTTGTCATTGGAATAAGAAATGGGAAAACCGAAGACACACTCAAGAAAAACACACTCATTAAAGATGCAACTGTTTCTAAAGAAGGTTTAAATGATGTGCAAATCAACATAACCGAATTTAAAACAATCGGCTACCAACAAGCGGACGGAAAATATTACGATGTGCTTGAAAGTGGCATTATGCTCACGGATCAACCACGACAATTTCCCATCGGTAATGACTTGCTCTTCCAAAACTTTGAAAACGGCAAAACCCTTGAAAAAATGGTACAGCAAATTAATAAGTTACCAAAAGAAGTCGTTAGCTCCATTTCGGAAGTGATTTATAGTCCAACCGACAGCGATAAAAGCCATATCGAATTATATATGAATGATGGCAATCAGGTTTCTGCAGACATCAGTACGTTTGCAGAAAAAATGCAACACTATCCGGCCATCGTCGCGCAACTAGCAAATGGTCAAAAAGGTGTTATTGACATCGAAGTGGGTTCTTATTTCCAAAGTTATTATCAACAAAATGCTGATAAAAAAGCAGCCGAAGAAAAAGCCGAAGAAGAGAAAAAATCAACCGAATAA
- the ftsZ gene encoding cell division protein FtsZ produces MLEFDTSSESLATIKVIGVGGGGNNAVNRMIEHGVQGVEFISVNTDAQALNLAKAETKLQIGTKLTRGLGAGAVPEIGKKAAEESREQIEEALKGSDMVFVTAGMGGGTGTGAAPVIAQIAKEMGALTVGVVTRPFGFEGPKRTKQALAGSEAMKEAVDTLIVIPNDRLLQIVDKNTPMLEAFREADNVLRQGVQGISDLIAVPGLINLDFADVKTIMTNRGSALMGIGIATGENRAAEAAKKAISSPLLETSVDGAKGVLMNITGGSNLSLYEVQEAAEIVSSASDEDVNMIFGSVINDELQDELIVTVIATGFDEEKQAQQAQANRRPNQSIQVNRPNYAVQDEQQNDYAQNAPQQANAPVHEQQAEPQQNSSDVDVPAFIRNRNRRG; encoded by the coding sequence ATGTTAGAATTTGACACTAGTTCAGAAAGTTTGGCAACAATTAAAGTAATCGGTGTTGGCGGCGGCGGTAATAACGCTGTAAACCGCATGATTGAGCATGGTGTTCAAGGGGTAGAATTTATCTCCGTTAATACAGACGCTCAAGCACTTAATTTAGCAAAAGCAGAAACAAAATTACAAATCGGTACAAAATTAACGCGTGGTTTAGGCGCGGGTGCTGTACCTGAAATTGGTAAAAAAGCAGCAGAAGAAAGCCGCGAACAAATTGAAGAAGCTTTAAAAGGTTCTGATATGGTATTCGTAACTGCTGGAATGGGCGGCGGAACTGGAACTGGAGCTGCACCTGTTATCGCTCAAATCGCAAAAGAAATGGGCGCGTTAACAGTAGGTGTTGTCACACGACCATTTGGTTTTGAAGGACCAAAACGTACAAAACAAGCCCTAGCTGGATCCGAAGCAATGAAAGAAGCAGTCGACACGTTAATCGTGATTCCTAATGACCGTTTACTTCAAATTGTTGATAAAAATACACCGATGCTTGAAGCTTTCCGTGAAGCAGATAATGTTTTACGTCAAGGTGTACAAGGGATTTCTGATTTGATTGCCGTTCCTGGTTTAATTAACTTAGACTTTGCCGATGTAAAAACTATTATGACTAATCGTGGTTCTGCCCTTATGGGAATCGGTATCGCAACTGGTGAAAACCGTGCTGCCGAAGCTGCGAAAAAAGCCATTTCTTCTCCACTTCTTGAAACTTCCGTTGATGGAGCAAAAGGTGTCCTAATGAATATCACAGGTGGATCTAACCTTAGCCTTTATGAAGTACAAGAAGCAGCAGAAATCGTATCTAGCGCATCTGACGAAGATGTAAATATGATTTTCGGTTCTGTTATTAATGACGAATTACAAGATGAATTAATTGTTACTGTTATCGCAACAGGTTTTGACGAAGAAAAGCAAGCGCAACAAGCACAAGCGAATCGTCGTCCAAATCAATCCATTCAAGTAAATCGTCCTAACTATGCAGTACAAGACGAACAACAAAATGATTATGCACAAAACGCGCCACAACAAGCAAATGCACCAGTTCATGAACAACAAGCTGAACCACAACAAAATAGTTCAGACGTTGATGTACCAGCATTCATCCGTAACCGTAATCGTCGCGGATAA
- the murD gene encoding UDP-N-acetylmuramoyl-L-alanine--D-glutamate ligase, with amino-acid sequence MKKIEMYHHKKVLVLGLARSGVSAATIMHKLGAFVTVNDQKPFSENPEAQGLLEQGIKVICGSHPIELLDEGFELVIKNPGIPYNNPMIEKALKLKIPVITEVELAYQISEAPIVGITGTNGKTTTTTIIHHMLNAHKENSSLLAGNIGFPASAVAENAASDQYISMELSSFQLMGVETFKPHISVITNIYEAHLDYHTDRSEYVQAKWHIQKNQTADDFLVINWDQEELKNLTKQTKAQIIPFSTTQRLGQGSYVQNGNIMFNDEVIGARDNILLPGEHNLENILASVAVAKTLGVSNEEIMHVLETFKGVEHRTQFVVEWQGRKFYNDSKATNILATQSALRGFKNPVVLLAGGLDRGNSFDELLPFFKNVKSLIVFGETADKIGRVGKIAGIDVHYVDDVEAAVPVAYRESAPGDIILLSPACASWDQYRTFEVRGNAYMDAISELIEEVEK; translated from the coding sequence ATGAAAAAAATTGAAATGTACCATCACAAAAAAGTGCTTGTCTTGGGTCTTGCAAGAAGTGGTGTTAGCGCGGCAACAATTATGCACAAACTGGGAGCGTTTGTCACAGTTAACGATCAAAAACCTTTTAGCGAGAATCCAGAAGCACAAGGTTTACTTGAGCAAGGCATCAAAGTCATTTGCGGTTCACACCCAATTGAACTTTTGGATGAAGGATTTGAGCTTGTCATAAAAAATCCTGGAATTCCATACAACAACCCAATGATTGAAAAAGCGTTAAAACTGAAAATTCCAGTCATTACAGAAGTGGAATTAGCTTACCAAATTTCGGAGGCGCCGATTGTTGGAATCACCGGAACAAATGGTAAAACAACGACAACAACGATTATTCACCATATGTTAAATGCACATAAAGAAAATAGTTCTTTACTAGCAGGGAACATTGGTTTTCCAGCATCCGCTGTTGCTGAAAACGCAGCGAGCGATCAATATATTTCGATGGAACTATCTTCGTTCCAATTAATGGGCGTAGAAACATTTAAGCCGCATATTTCGGTAATTACGAATATTTATGAGGCACATTTAGATTACCATACTGACCGTAGTGAATACGTTCAAGCAAAATGGCACATTCAAAAAAATCAAACAGCCGATGATTTCCTAGTAATTAACTGGGATCAAGAAGAGCTGAAAAACCTAACAAAGCAAACAAAAGCACAAATTATTCCATTCTCCACAACGCAACGTCTTGGTCAAGGAAGTTATGTGCAAAATGGAAATATTATGTTCAACGATGAAGTGATTGGCGCACGTGATAACATTTTACTTCCTGGAGAGCATAACCTAGAAAATATTCTTGCATCCGTTGCTGTAGCAAAAACATTAGGCGTTTCGAATGAAGAAATTATGCACGTGTTAGAAACGTTTAAAGGCGTAGAACACCGGACGCAATTTGTTGTTGAATGGCAAGGTCGCAAATTTTATAACGACTCCAAAGCAACGAACATTCTTGCAACACAAAGCGCATTAAGAGGGTTTAAAAATCCAGTTGTTTTACTAGCTGGTGGTTTGGACCGTGGCAATTCGTTCGATGAATTACTACCATTTTTCAAAAATGTAAAATCTTTAATTGTCTTTGGCGAAACAGCGGATAAAATTGGCCGCGTTGGGAAAATTGCAGGCATCGATGTGCATTATGTTGATGATGTAGAAGCAGCTGTTCCGGTTGCGTATCGTGAATCTGCACCAGGAGATATTATCTTACTTTCACCAGCTTGTGCGAGTTGGGATCAATACCGGACATTTGAAGTTCGCGGCAATGCTTACATGGATGCTATCAGTGAGCTAATAGAAGAGGTGGAAAAATGA